In Euphorbia lathyris chromosome 9, ddEupLath1.1, whole genome shotgun sequence, the following are encoded in one genomic region:
- the LOC136206905 gene encoding F-box protein CPR1-like: protein MLSPSSTPFYLRRPFFISELFGSSNNHASPSDMEEQLPQDLITEILQLLPAKTLLRFRCISKSLCGIIDSPDFIKSHLAVTSKNRTHGQDYRPFNPVPIHVLDMDEPFPPELHEGNGVDITYLARLPDVFAQCNGLVLFFEGHLELVVWNPSTRKCRKLPDLPSRIEAWGFGYDSSIDDYKVLVILSDGIWILGFRSSHWRRIECPDDFCYHRKLCRICFVDGAFHYLSVSNEMFVFDLAKETFSKVSLPVLALEKETGFGFGLMGEKECLDLQVVEGCLCFSLFRPNQYWELYARKRKNDGGELCWTKLFCIRYEQLPGISFREFFIWGNELILGFPKNGDKIYVLYDQCALYSYDFKENNMKMILAGDKHTQKVFPCIDSLV from the exons ATGCTATCACCGTCGTCTACTCCGTTCTATCTCCGGCGACCATTTTTCATATCTGAGCTATTTGGATCATCTAATAACCACGCCAGTCCCAG TGATATGGAAGAGCAACTTCCTCAGGACCTTATCACCGAAATTCTGCAATTATTGCCGGCAAAGACTCTTCTGCGTTTCAGATGCATATCTAAATCATTATGCGGCATCATTGATAGCCCCGACTTCATCAAGTCACATCTCGCTGTAACTTCCAAAAACAGAACTCACGGGCAGGATTATCGCCCGTTCAATCCCGTCCCGATTCATGTTCTTGACATGGATGAACCCTTCCCTCCAGAGCTCCATGAAGGGAACGGAGTTGATATAACTTATCTTGCTCGATTACCAGACGTGTTTGCTCAATGCAATGGTTTGGTCCTGTTTTTTGAAGGTCATTTAGAGCTTGTTGTATGGAATCCATCCACCCGGAAGTGCAGGAAACTTCCTGATCTTCCATCTAGGATAGAAGCTTGGGGTTTTGGTTATGACTCTTCCATAGATGATTATAAGGTTCTCGTAATTCTATCAGATGGGATTTGGATATTGGGGTTTAGATCAAGTCATTGGAGAAGGATTGAATGCCCCGATGATTTCTGCTATCATAGAAAGCTTTGCAGGATTTGTTTTGTGGATGGTGCTTTTCATTACTTAAGCGTTTCGAATGAAATGTTTGTTTTTGATTTGGCGAAAGAGACATTCTCCAAAGTATCTCTTCCCGTTTTGGCTTTGGAGAAAGAGACTGGTTTTGGTTTTGGCCTAATGGGAGAGAAAGAGTGTCTTGATTTGCAGGTTGTTGAAGGATGTCTTTGTTTcagcctttttcgtccgaatcAGTATTGGGAGTTATATGCTAGGAAGAGGAAGAATGATGGTGGTGAGTTGTGTTGGACTAAATTGTTCTGTATCAGATATGAACAACTTCCTGGCATTTCGTTTCGGGAATTTTTCATTTGGGGAAATGAGTTAATTTTGGGATTTCCAAAGAATGGAGATAAAATCTATGTTTTGTATGATCAATGCGCCCTGTATTCATATGATTTTAAAGAGAACAATATGAAGATGATTTTAGCCGGAGATAAACATACTCAGAAGGTGTTCCCTTGTATTGATAGTTTGGTTTGA